One stretch of Leadbetterella byssophila DSM 17132 DNA includes these proteins:
- a CDS encoding YicC/YloC family endoribonuclease has product MLQSMTGFGSVQKETAKQTIAVEIKSLNSKFTDIYCRLPKSLSSREIEIRNLLQKELERGKIDITLNLIPKEDALASTLVNRALVKAYFKDLMQTAAELDFEASPTEVLRMATMMPNAFNNGIQDAEEAEEAWNEVLAVVKEGIKKCQEFRIREGQGTKLKFIEYINNIKSLLEKVIEQDAKRIPNTREKIQRAIGDFVNSENFDKNRFEQELIYYIEKFDISEEKVRLNAHLEYFIKELEGNSNGKKLNFIAQEIGREINTIGSKANDAEIQRLVVQMKDELEKIKEQTSNIL; this is encoded by the coding sequence CGGCTTCGGTTCGGTACAAAAAGAGACCGCCAAGCAGACCATTGCCGTAGAAATTAAATCCCTGAATTCTAAATTCACAGATATTTACTGCAGGCTACCAAAAAGTTTATCCTCGAGAGAAATAGAGATAAGAAATCTGCTTCAGAAGGAATTAGAGAGAGGAAAAATTGATATCACTTTAAACCTTATACCGAAAGAAGATGCCCTTGCATCTACTTTAGTCAATAGAGCCTTAGTAAAGGCCTACTTCAAGGATTTGATGCAAACTGCGGCCGAGTTAGATTTTGAGGCTAGTCCTACGGAAGTTTTACGCATGGCCACGATGATGCCTAATGCATTTAATAATGGCATACAGGATGCAGAAGAAGCAGAAGAAGCCTGGAATGAAGTTTTGGCCGTAGTAAAGGAAGGCATAAAGAAATGCCAAGAATTCCGCATCAGAGAAGGTCAAGGCACCAAATTGAAGTTTATTGAATACATCAACAATATCAAATCATTGTTGGAAAAGGTCATAGAGCAAGACGCGAAGAGAATTCCCAATACCCGAGAAAAGATTCAAAGAGCTATTGGCGACTTTGTAAACTCAGAGAACTTTGACAAAAACAGGTTTGAACAAGAACTGATTTACTATATTGAGAAATTCGATATTTCCGAGGAGAAGGTCCGACTAAACGCGCATTTAGAGTACTTCATCAAAGAGCTAGAAGGAAATTCCAATGGTAAGAAATTGAACTTCATCGCTCAGGAGATTGGTCGGGAGATTAACACCATAGGATCTAAGGCAAATGATGCAGAGATCCAAAGACTGGTGGTTCAAATGAAGGATGAACTGGAGAAAATAAAGGAACAAACTTCCAATATCCTATGA
- a CDS encoding DUF4126 domain-containing protein, with product MITGLMLGLGLSASSGFRIFIPLLVSNLAAKFGWVSISPDFAWMASDHATIILLVATVVEIAAYYIPFIDNLLDSLALPASVIAGTLLTSQFLSITDPILQWGLALIAGGGVAGSVQAGTSLLRLGSSKFTVGTGNSIVSTGENIISSILSVFSIILPVLTGLMVIGLLFLLLRRKVSSKKS from the coding sequence ATGATAACGGGATTAATGCTCGGACTGGGACTAAGTGCCAGTTCGGGCTTTAGAATCTTTATTCCCTTACTTGTTTCAAATTTAGCAGCCAAATTTGGCTGGGTCTCCATCAGTCCGGATTTCGCCTGGATGGCTTCAGACCATGCTACTATTATTCTTTTAGTGGCAACTGTCGTAGAAATAGCAGCCTATTACATTCCTTTTATAGATAATCTTCTTGATTCCCTTGCTTTACCGGCATCAGTCATTGCAGGCACACTTTTGACCTCACAGTTTTTAAGTATTACAGACCCTATACTTCAATGGGGATTGGCACTTATTGCAGGGGGTGGAGTAGCCGGAAGTGTACAGGCAGGTACTAGTCTGCTCCGACTAGGCTCCAGTAAGTTTACGGTGGGCACTGGAAACTCCATAGTCTCCACAGGGGAGAATATCATTTCTTCTATCCTATCTGTCTTTTCCATTATTTTACCTGTTCTTACCGGCTTGATGGTAATAGGACTTCTATTTCTTTTGCTTAGGAGGAAAGTCAGTTCCAAAAAGAGCTAA